The proteins below come from a single Microtus pennsylvanicus isolate mMicPen1 chromosome 13, mMicPen1.hap1, whole genome shotgun sequence genomic window:
- the Ubxn10 gene encoding UBX domain-containing protein 10 produces the protein MATEAPVNLVTPERSTVVGISVDSFICQPSSLRMHVIRPKSAKGRKRPNLHRTQGRGDGSPSVLSASPPPCSSGSSSSQKPGACVPASPSQGTPDEMPELMPQVLSGATSSLNKYPVLPSINRRSLEDGAVDTVARKASSLQLSNVQALYQEKTHTTVKSSQEDSRTQVCALEKKFIIRTKRQSSSRASNMEEPTDQEPRLLLAIRSPSGQRFVRYFRPSDDLQTVLAVAEQKNKATYQHCSIETMDVPKRRFSDLTKSLQECGILHKSVLGISQEEGEG, from the coding sequence ATGGCCACAGAAGCCCCTGTGAACCTCGTAACACCTGAACGTAGCACCGTGGTCGGTATCTCAGTTGACAGCTTCATCTGTCAGCCCAGCTCTCTCAGGATGCATGTCATCAGGCCCAAGTCTGCCAAGGGCCGGAAGCGGCCAAATCTGCACAGAACACAAGGCCGGGGCGATGGCTCTCCCAGTGTACTGTCGGCTTCACCTCCGCCATGTTCCTCCGGGTCGTCAAGCAGCCAGAAACCAGGGGCCTGTGTACCCGCCTCTCCATCTCAGGGAACCCCTGATGAGATGCCGGAGCTGATGCCACAGGTGCTTTCCGGGGCTACCTCATCTCTCAATAAGTACCCAGTTCTCCCTTCCATCAACAGGAGGAGCCTGGAGGACGGGGCTGTGGACACGGTGGCTAGAAAGGCCAGTTCTCTCCAGCTGAGTAACGTCCAGGCCCTTTACCAGGAGAAGACCCACACCACTGTAAAGTCAAGCCAAGAAGATTCCAGAACCCAAGTCTGTGCCTTAGAGAAGAAATTCATCATCCGCACCAAGAGACAGAGTTCCTCTAGGGCCTCAAACATGGAGGAGCCAACAGACCAAGAGCCGAGGCTGCTGCTGGCTATCAGGTCACCCTCAGGCCAAAGGTTCGTGCGCTACTTCAGGCCCAGTGATGACCTACAGACTGTCCTTGCGGTGGCTGAGCAGAAAAACAAAGCCACCTACCAACACTGTAGCATCGAAACGATGGATGTGCCCAAAAGACGTTTCTCTGACCTCACCAAGTCCCTGCAGGAATGTGGTATCCTCCATAAATCTGTGCTGGGCATCtcccaggaggagggggaggggtga